CAGGGAGCAGGCGGCAGAAGCAGAAGAGGAAAACGAGAAAGGTGAGGGcggtggtgctggtgctggtgaTGGCGGTGGGGGTGGCTGCTTCCGTCGTTTCTTTCTTTCTTGTTGATGGGGGTGACGCCGGGATGCGAGGAGGACGTGTTGCGGATTTGTGATCTTCTTCTTTCGTGTCCTTGAATCTCAAACAATCCCCCGGTTTCAGGCGGTTGGCGGCCGGCGATGCTGCGGAGGATGGTGTCCGACCAGGGCCCGGGCTCCGCCGGAGGCAGCGGAGGAGACGCCAggccccgcggcggcggcggcgggggcgcgctGTTCGCCGTGCCGAGGCTGTTCATCGGGCTCGCGGCCGCCAAGCGCGCGCCGGACGAGTCGGAGCGGAGCCCGACGTCGCCGCTCGACCCCAAGGCGCTGCTGCTCCGCTCGCCGCGCTCGCCGAGGACCTGGGACGCCGAGCCGGTGGGGCTCGGCCTCGTGGTGGACGTCGCCCTCGCGGCcggcgccgacgccgccgccgccaagacctGCGTGCTCAGCCCGCGCCTGCGCCTCAGGACGCACGGCTGCGCCGGCTCCACCGCCAAGGGCTGCGGCGGGGGCGGCCACTCGCAGCCGGAGCTCGGCGGCAAGACCATCTCCTGCCCGGCCTCGGCCACCGCCGGCATGTCGGTGCCCTGCAGCAGGTTCTTCCACGGGGATCTCAAGTCTGGTCCGGAGGCCGGGCGGCCGGACGGCGCCCACTCCGGCGCCAAGCGGCATTGCTTccacctcggcgagctcccggggcCGGGGTCCCTGCCGGCGTCGATCGCCGGCGGCCCCCGGCGGTTCGTCGGGTCCGTCTCGGCGAGCGAGGTGGAGCAGTCGGAGGACTACACCTGCATCATTGCCCGCGGCCCCAACCCCAAGACGACCCACATCTTCGGGGACTGCATTCTGGAGCCCCAGACGACGGTCGGGAAGAGCGACGAGGCCGCCGTGGAACCCAAGGACGGAGCTTCCGCCAAGTCCTACCTGGTGGTCAAGCGCGCCACCGaggccgccgccggcccgggcgaGGACTTCCTGAGCTCCTGCTTCACCTGCACGAAGAAGCTGGAGGGGAACGACATTTACATCTACCGGTACGCCCAGTCTTTCAGTCTCAAGAAAGATACTCCAATAATTACACCTGAAAGAACAGTCTATCCAACCAATAATTGCGGCATTTGTTCGCCTATGAGCATCCCATATTCTTTTGGGGAACAAATCCTGTGAAAACTCGGAACATTTCTTTGGCAATCCAAAGAAAATGAAGTGCCACTTGAACTGAATGAATTACACCAACTGTTCTTTCTTTCTAAGCATCTTCAGAAAGAAATTCATACTAAGCAAGCTGATTTGTTGTGCGTCAACATTGCAGTGGGGAGAAGGCATTCTGCAGCGCCGAGTGCCGGGACCAGGAGATCATGATCGAAGAGGAAGCCGAGAAATGCATGGCCACGGGAGGCTCCCCTCGCTCCTCCTGCTCGTCCCTGCACGAGGACATCTTCATGGCTGGCATGATGGTGGCGACATGACCCCCCGCGACGATGGCCCGACCGAGATGCCGTCTTCTTCGCCTCGACAAGCAAGCACGCACTCAATTTTTCCCCTTGCTAGCTACAACCAGGGGATGGGGGTGATCAGTTCACAGATCAATCGATCCATCACCAGTGCGTGCACATTGCCGTTGCTGTTTTTGATTCAGCAGCTGAAGAGGAGTCGACGAGGAAGAAGGAGCGGCGTTCTTGGCGGGTCATTGTCACTTGTGGGGGTTGGATCAGCCGAGCTGATCAGCTGAGCTGCTGCTGCCATTTTTACCAGCCCTGGGAAACTTACTCGCAGGGATCTGAGTTTTTTTCCCTTTAGGAACGAGATGAAAAAAAAGAGgtggcctgcctgctggcctttggtcCTGTAGTTTTGATCTTAAGGCTGCCTGCGTGCATGCAGGCCAGAGCCACccatccttttcttcttcttcttcttcttcttttttcgttTGCTCCTGCTGGCAGCAGTGACCATGTCTGCACATTTGCTACTACACCACCGTGTGTGTGAGAGATAATGACATTGAGCTGCTTTGCTTTGggtcatctccatctccatctccgttcCTCTTTTCTTTTACtttgagcagcagcagcagcagcagcagcactgaTGATGATGATGGCTGAGGACGACGATGATGGACGGGACATGATGGTGATGATGAGTGTTTAACTGACCTGATTTGCCTGCTCCACTCACCAGAACTAAAGGCATCTTTTTCCTCCATGGCCTACCAAACCCTAGCCCTAGCCAGGCCTAGATAATAATGCTGCGAGATGCCTCCCACTGCAGTCTTTGAGTAACTCATGCCTGCCTCCAGTCAAGTGATCAACTCCACTCATCAAGCCAGACCACCACACTAAAAGCAGaatgtaaggccaactccaccgcgcgaccctatcctgtccgccccgtccgtttggggtaaaagggacaaaaaaGGCGGCCCAGCGTgcgggagcaaacggacttttgttcgctttgtgtccgctttcgacccatccccagCCCAAACTTGCGCCGGTTTTGGGatgaaacggacagcgcgcggacgggcgggacgcgcgcgcttgtcctcccctggcccgcctatCGGTGGGAGAAACCAAAAACCCCCCGACGGCCATTTGGCGCCATTTCCCTcaaaccctcccacgtccctccCGCCCCCTCCCCCCCNNNNNNNNNNNNNNNNNNNNNNNNNNNNNNNNNNNNNNNNNNNNNNNNNNNNNNNNNNNNNNNNNNNNNNNNNNNNNNNNNNNNNNNNNNNNNNNNNNNNNNNNNNNNNNNNNNNNNNNNNNNNNNNNNNNNNNNNNNNNNNNNNNNNNNNNNNNNNNNNNNNNNNNNNNNNNNNNNNNNNNNNNNNNNNNNNNNNNNNNNNNNNNNNNNNNNNNNNNNNNNNNNNNNNNNNNNNNNNNNNNNNNNNNNNNNGGAAGCCGCGGTCGGAGtacacgccggaggagatcgccaagttggacgtgGAATCGGCGAACAAGAGGGAACGGAGAGCGGCCGTCAAGATGaatgccgccgcggccaagttcgccgcccagcgcgaggagctggaggccgcgcggtgcaaggccgctgccgacgagaaggaggacctcgtcaacaaagcgcacaccatcctcatgcttggcatgggccgtccGACGGGGTTCCATGCAGCGGTCGTCGGTccggcgagcacaggctcgtcggtcgcccggcctacgcactgccagtcgccgacgtcGCGCGCCGCACCCATGTCGCCCGGCTTTCCTCCACCcaggcacgacggccagacccgtttctcggcgtcgccggacgtgggcttgttcgcgccgtccacaccacgccccgcggccgtcatcgacctcaacgtgacgcctgggtccagcagcggcgggcaaccttccgtcgagatgcaaagaaagctGGCGCGTGCACCGTTCACGGGCACCATGCCGGCCCCCCGTGTGTTGTTTGACGAAATGCCAACCTCAACGCCGACGGtggacgaccccttctacaaccagtaCATGGAGGACATGATCTTCCAGGTGGGCATGGCTGTGCCTACGACCCCgatgagacccaaagtcaggatggccgcgcccagtacgtgcccgatgaagaggccgacgaccgtgctgactacgaccatggtgattcgtggcatgaagacgatgacatctatgtcgaaggtgaagatgaagatgaagccaatgatgttgaTATTAGTGGCGCTCCATTGTTCAtagacgagctcacccaaagagcggaagcacaaaagaagcGGAAGAGCATTCGCACCAgttcatatacacaagatgaggacaagttgatttgccaatgttggatggagattagccaagatccaaggaccgacgcgcaacaaaagggcattg
The Triticum dicoccoides isolate Atlit2015 ecotype Zavitan chromosome 3A, WEW_v2.0, whole genome shotgun sequence genome window above contains:
- the LOC119267299 gene encoding FCS-Like Zinc finger 10-like encodes the protein MLRRMVSDQGPGSAGGSGGDARPRGGGGGGALFAVPRLFIGLAAAKRAPDESERSPTSPLDPKALLLRSPRSPRTWDAEPVGLGLVVDVALAAGADAAAAKTCVLSPRLRLRTHGCAGSTAKGCGGGGHSQPELGGKTISCPASATAGMSVPCSRFFHGDLKSGPEAGRPDGAHSGAKRHCFHLGELPGPGSLPASIAGGPRRFVGSVSASEVEQSEDYTCIIARGPNPKTTHIFGDCILEPQTTVGKSDEAAVEPKDGASAKSYLVVKRATEAAAGPGEDFLSSCFTCTKKLEGNDIYIYRGEKAFCSAECRDQEIMIEEEAEKCMATGGSPRSSCSSLHEDIFMAGMMVAT